GAATTAACTATAAGTTTATAGTTAGCTATTCTTTTTATGATTCTAATAAAACAAAGAAAGAGGTAGAAAAGGCTTATGTGTCTTATGAAATGGAAAAGGAAAGATTAGAAAGACAAAAAGAAGATATAGAAAATGAGATATCCCTAATTCATAATGAAAAAAGCTCTTTAAAGCACAGACTAAAAAATTTAGAGATTAATTTAGAATTAGCCCACAAGACACTACAAATGAACCAAAAGAAGTATGAATTGGGGAAGATATCATCAAGAGAGGTGATGGAGAGCCAATTATCTTATCGTAACCTAAAGTCTAGTTATGAAGATGTGAATATAGATTTTATCATAAATCAATTAAGATTGTTAAAAGCAATGGGTATATCTTTAGAATGTTACATCCTTAAATCTTTGTAAAACCCGATAAGATGTCTTTGCCTCCCCCATCTTCCTGCCATAAGGCTTCATCAAAACCCCTCCTTTTTTAGCTTGCAATCTACCCATATTTTTATTATACTTGCATTATGATAATATATCCAGCAATTGATATTAGGGAGGGAAGGGTTATCAGGCTTATACAGGGAGATTTTAAGAAAGAAAGGGTCTATTCCGAAGACCCAGTTGAGGTTGCCTTTGGATGGAAGGAAAAAGGGGCAGAATCTTTACATATTGTAGACCTTGATGGTGCATTCTTTGGAAAGCCACAAAACCTTGAGATAATCCAGAAAATTGTAGACAAGGTAGGAATTCCGGTTCAAATGGGGGGTGGAATAAGGAATTTTGAAATACTTGAGAATGTTATGGATATTGGTGTAGCTAGGGCGGTTTTGGGAACATCTGCCATTCTGGATGAGCTGTTTTTAAGAAAGGCATTACTTAGATTCTCCGAGAGAATCCTTGTTGGATTAGATGTTAAAGGAGGAAAAATTGCTATTTCTGGCTGGCAGAGGCTAACAGAGTATAAACTAGAGGAGCTATTGCTTAAAATGGCAGATTTTGGCTTAAAAGAGGCTATAATCACAGATATTGAAAGGGATGGGATGATGAATGGCCCAAACATTTCCTTGATTGAAGGGCTTTTAAAAAATGTTAAGAATGTCAAGCTAATTGCAAGTGGTGGGATAAGCACAATGTCTGATATAATGCATTTAAGCAGGCTTCCTATATCGGGTGTAATTATAGGAAAGGCATTGTATGAAGGGAAGATAGACCTTTCTGGGATGGTAAAATTGCTAAAGGAGGATGTATAGGTGGAGGGCTTATGGAATTAAGGAATTACAGGAGAA
This window of the bacterium genome carries:
- a CDS encoding TolC family protein; this translates as FYKIFSLLIQNSTFKIHNFIKFSLRLSKHIHFVKRYGINYKFIVSYSFYDSNKTKKEVEKAYVSYEMEKERLERQKEDIENEISLIHNEKSSLKHRLKNLEINLELAHKTLQMNQKKYELGKISSREVMESQLSYRNLKSSYEDVNIDFIINQLRLLKAMGISLECYILKSL
- the hisA gene encoding 1-(5-phosphoribosyl)-5-[(5-phosphoribosylamino)methylideneamino]imidazole-4-carboxamide isomerase, encoding MIIYPAIDIREGRVIRLIQGDFKKERVYSEDPVEVAFGWKEKGAESLHIVDLDGAFFGKPQNLEIIQKIVDKVGIPVQMGGGIRNFEILENVMDIGVARAVLGTSAILDELFLRKALLRFSERILVGLDVKGGKIAISGWQRLTEYKLEELLLKMADFGLKEAIITDIERDGMMNGPNISLIEGLLKNVKNVKLIASGGISTMSDIMHLSRLPISGVIIGKALYEGKIDLSGMVKLLKEDV